The segment ttgaggggaatctcGGAAGGGAAAGTACAAAGAGGACTATGAGCTTGTTTCTTTGCATTTATTGCATgcaagagtcattcaagtaaCCTTAATCAAAGTAtcttgtgaagtgattcgaatcacgagtttagaaacgagttttctttactcttgatcttgatcatcaaggtaagtCATTCTAAAACTTTCCCCTAGGTtattctttatcatttttggagtttttagataatttagaTCTAAAGATCTTGTTCTTCAGCAAGGTTGTTAGATCAAATATCAAGAGTTTCATAGTGCATCTTACCCATGCGTGTACTTGGAGGAAGGTTCTTGGGGAAGTAATGAGCAATTAGTTAGCTGGGGATGGCCGGGTGGATACACGTTTCGTGACTGTGGGTCCCATTTTGTAATGAAGGACAAAATAGAAATCTGTTTAGCTGAGGCCGGGAGgctatatatattagatataacaATGAGTTTCATCATAGGCTGATTTGACTGAAGGGAAAGATTTAAATGTCGGTGACGCtagcatattttttttttgtaaaataacGAATTCTCACGTGCACTACTGATTCAAACATTGACGATTGTACTCATGATGTTTTGTTCGTTCCCAAAGGAATAGGTAAACATAGCAGGGGGGAGGCTGCTCTACCAAAGGCCGTGACAAGTTTTCTTAGTGAAAATGGGTGAGTCTATCgtttctttccattttgacTTGAACCCAAAAGAAGGGTAAAAATGTTTATAGATTCATTCTACTTCAACCACACTTGATAATTTGCAGGTACCGTTTTGAACAGTTGAGGCCTGGAACGATCAGCGTTCGCCCAAAGTTTCGTAGGTAAATGAGTACCCCTTATTAGTAATAGCTTCAAAGTTATTCAGTCAGAACGTAGATTAGAGTCGTTGGAGGTTGGGTAAGTGAAACGTGTAAAATGACTGAAAACGTTCGTTATTTAGAAGGAGCTCGGTAGGATTGATTGTTAACCACATTACTGCATTGTTATTTTGTTGTCTTTCCTGGAAAAGATGGCACCTAGGAAGAAGAGGTTAGAAGAACTCTGGAATCCTGGGATTGTATTCTATTATGATTCATTATGGCGATTGCACTAGTTGAGTCTACTTCTCTAAtctattgaaaatataataagctGATTTGCTAATGACTTCATCAATGTTTGTGCAAATAAACTGATGTGGTAATATAAACTTTAGAGTACGAGCTTGAAGTATTGAAGTAATTTATCAATTAGATGGCATTACGATCGATCATCAAATAGGTATTATCATCTTAAACGTcgatgatttaatatttaatgtttatttgttGCACTTGTATATATTATGTTCCAATAATATCCTTGATCAGGTATTTCCCTTTCTCATAATTCTGTTCCTTAAAAAGCCTATATTGTTGGGGTGAAAATGGGCGATAAAGTCTTGATTTCCCTTTTCCAACAACCTCAACCTCACTCGGTgcatatatttctttatcaTTATCTTCGGGTGTCAAAAAGAAAGCCATAGAGAATCtcttcatattatttttccttaacACAACTCTATGTACGGCAGATCTTAGCCTCCCATTGCTCCAAGCCTCCATAAAATCCCCAATGTTCATCACAAGGTTATCGTCCTCACTCGGCCTTACGTCCATCCAATCTCCTCCTTTCAATCTCATATGTAGCCCTCTAATGTCATTTTGGAACACTATTGTCACATAGCTGAGGTCAGTGTGCTGCTTGaacacttcttcttcttcttcttcattcatgtCTCGAGGAGTGAAGCCGTTGCTGAACTCGGAATCATAGAATTTGTTTTCAATATTATCCCCCAAGATGTTTAGTAATAACTTCACTACTCTTTTCGATActtctttcattttgcttCCATATTCATCTAGAAGATTGCTGCAAATAAACTCGAACATACAAACTccaaataaagaagaagacgaaaaatgattgattattatattctttcaCGCATTAATATATTGAACACAAAATcgaaaatttagaattttagtGAACACGTTGAATCTTCAGCGACTCAACTCTAGTACtcaattctaaaaatttcaagaagTTATCTTATAACTTAACCtatctttaaattattcaaaattaagcaTTTCAGGGTTTTAGGGATTAATCTCTATCAAAAAAACTCCttaaaagtacaaaaatgtaaaagttTATCTAAAAcctcaaaaatttaaattaaatcatagATCCAACCGTATAGCACTCATGATGTATAAACTTCTTAGAATAATTTCTCTTAAAATCGTTAAATATGTGAGAAgacattcaaatttcaatagcTAACATtcttagaagaagaagaaaggaaaaaagaaagatgaccTGAATTCAGTGGCTTGGTGCCCGAATAGGGATTGAGTGAAACCCTGCACAGCAGCCGAGGCAGAGAAGTTGGGTCCCGAAACCTTGAAGCTTTCGAAGAAAGGCGACACCTCAAATCTCGGGGTGTAAGAGGAAACTCCCATTGTCAGTTTTTGCTTGGTCTCCTCTGGTGAAGAAAAAAGTTGGTCGGCGCCGGATATGAGTTTTTGGTAGAACTCCTTTAAAAGGCCATGATTTCTAATGAAGAAGAATCCAAATTCGTTGCACGCTCTAAGTAGAGAAGATGCAGCGGATTCGGTCAAGCTCTGACAGCTAATGTCTATCACTGGAACTTCCACTATCGACATATTGTGCTATACTTACAAACCCTATGATTTTGAAACCAAACAAGAATATGATCTTTTTCCGATGTTGTTCCTTAAATAATGCTCTTTTCAATTGTTACATACACCTCTATGTCTTAATTCTACTTTCTTGTCTTACCTCTCTATTGTGTAAGTTTAAATATgacatttatgttttattctGTGGACATCAATTTGTTTCGGGTGACCCTCTCGAAAAAATCTCCATTTAAGCGGGGAATGAAGAAGTGAGTAGGAAAAGATTTCTTCTCGTTAAATAAATGGGGTCGGGGACGAGGATTGTATTCCTCGTCCTCGCCCCGTGGACatctcaattttcttttattataaaatataagtaTAATTTCACGGGGTTGAATTGATCAGATTTTCGAGTCATTAGATTTTATGACCGCACTTTCTTGGTATAACcagtgactttcaattcttttaaatctttcttagtcatcctatctTTAGGATCGTTCTCATTTACATGCGGTCTCGGatcattcatgtacctctcTTTTATTCGGGTGTCACACTAGGTATCTTTTTCTTACACGCAAgtataagaaagaaaataaattatatataaaaaaaaaaaaagaaaaataattcggagtaatttataaaaaaaaaaattaggttaatgaatagttcaaaattaatttcaagcCATAAATATAAGTTGAATAATTCttagtaataaatgaaacaatttaatataattaaatacaaaaactattatatttatcttttatttaattactttaataaACACTtaattgcattatttaatatattttattattgaaaaagaattacGTAtacatttcaatttattaattagttaGTGCAAATTTATATAACataattatcaattaattagaatGTGGACttatttaaagtaaatatgggatgaaattctaaattattcgtttttatcaaataaaaattttaacataaaaaatatttaataaatctctaaacttttaaatttattttaacgaAAATTAACTAATTCATATATGTAAATTTGTTCGagactaattaaaattttataaacctattaaatataaaattgaaataatagaGATGGATTAAAccatttatttagattaaGAATCTATAGTAcacaatttctaaaaattgaagGATAAGGACTTATTAGacaatttctaaaaatagaGATCAACGACTAAAAGCTAGAGGTGGAGGAGATTGAATTTGAGTTGCAAGGAGCagttttgaacaaaaaaatcgATGATTTAATCTCCAAAATTCTACATCGTTTCTAGATAATAAGGTAGGATTTTTCACTCGTGTTCGTAGGACATTGAACTTCACCTTTAGTGAAGAAACCTAGATGGACTGAAGCCGAAATGTTCATATTAGTCTGTAGTGGTCCGTGGATTGAGCCTTTCAAAAagcgggtcgttacaatttagagaaagtaaaaaaaaaaaaaaaaaaaaaaaaaaaaaaaaaaaaaaaaaaaaaaaaaaaaaaaaaaaaaaaactaattaatccAAGATATTAACTTTATACTGATGCCATCACAAGTCAATTCTAGTGTATATTTCAGTACATCATAAGATAGTTATTTATTATCCAAATATcgataatttagtatttttaatgtttatttgttGTAATCGAGTCCGAAGAGATAATCCAATGACATCATATTCCAACAAAatccttaattgaggctccgATTTTCTCGTAACTGTTTTCCCTGAAATGCTTATATTGTTGGGTAAAAAACGAGCGGTAAAGTCTTGATTTCCCTTCTCCAACAACCTCACTCGGGGCATATATTTCTCTAGATTCATCTGGTGTCGATGTAAAAACGATAGAGAatcttttcatattatttttccttaaaaCAACTCTATGTACGGCAGATCTCAGCCTCCCATTGCTCCAAGCCTCCATGTAATCTCCAATGTTCACCAAAAGAACATCGTCCTCACTTGGCCTTACGTCGATCCAGTCACCTCCTTTCGATCTCATTTGTAGCCCCCTGATGTCATTTGGGAACACTATTGTCACATAGCTGACGTCGGTGTGCTTCTCGAGCAGTTcaacttcttcatcatcattcaTGTCAGGAGGAGTGTAGCCGTTTATTCTTAGGTAGCCATTACAATTGCTGAACTCGGGATCATAGAATTTGTTTTCAATATTATCTCCCAAGATGCTTAGTAATAGCTTCAGTACTCTTTTCGATATTTCTGTCATTTTGCTTCCATATTCGTCTAGAAGATTGCTGCAAATAAACTCGAACACACATACACAAATTAATGTCTAAATAAAGAAGATAATGACAGAACAACGGTATACAATAAAACCCATGGTTAAGAATCGCGCAAATTTTAATAGTGATGAAAGTAAACATTTTTAAGGAGAAGACAACCTGAATTCAGTAGCTTGGTGGCCGAATTGGAATTGAGTGAAACCCTGCGCAGCAGCAGAGGCTGAGAAGTTGGGTCCGGAAACCCTAAAGCTTTCAAATAAAGGCGACATCACAAATCTTGGGGTGTACGAGGGAATTTCGTGTTTCAGCTTTTGCTTGGTCTCCTcgggagaagaaaaaaacaggtCGATGCCGGAGATGAGTTTCTGGTAAAACTCTTTCGAAATGTCATGgttttttatgaagaaaaaccCCCATTCAGTGCATGCTTTGAATAGAGAAGATGCAGTCGCTTCGGTTAAACTCTGAGAGCTAATATCTATCACGGGAATTTCCTCTATCGACATATTGTGCTATACTTACAAACTGACCAATCATGATCCTTTCCAAgtaatttatagaaaataagtTAAGGAAtagttcaaaattaatttaaagccATTAATGtaagttaattaattcttagtaataaatgaaacaatttattataattaatacaaaagctattattttatctattatttaataactttAATAAACACtttattgcattatttaatatattttattattgaaaatgaattacgTATACATTTCAATCTATTAATTAGTTAGTGCAAATTTATATAACATAAATACCAATTAATTAGAATGTGCacttatttgaattaaatatgggataaaattaaaaatctagtCAAAATTATTCGTTTTTATCTGataaaaatgtcaatataattttttttttaataaatctctaaatttttaaatttgtgtttcCGAAAATTAACTTCGCCGTAGgtgtaaatttgaatttttttttaatttttatgtccAGTGaacttgtaatttttttttaaaaaaaaatattaaatttgtcacggaataattaaaattttatagactGGTTagataaacattaaaataatagagatggattaaacaatttatttagatGAGGGACCGatcatatataaaattatttagctTATGGACCATATCAGATACAAAATGATGTGAAGTAACACAAATATATCATTATAGTGGGTTAACCTATGAGATCTCTCGATCTATTGGCGTATGATCTGAATCTTTCATTAGCAACTTCacaagaacaaattttaaaaccatttttaaacCTTCTCTAAGTTTCAATTattgttctaaattttaatttttttaagtaaaaaaaagctaattaatcaaaaatattaattttatattgatgCCATTACAAGTCGATTCTAGTGTATATTCCAGTGCATCATAAGATAGTTATTTACAACCCAAATATcgataatttaatattttaatgtttatttgttGTAGTCAAATCCGAAGAGATGATCCAGTGACATCATATTCCAACAAAATCCTTAATCATGGCTCCAACTTTCTAGTAATTGTTTTCCCTAAAATGTTTATATTGTTGAGTTGAAAATGGACGATAAAGTCTTGATTTCCCTTCTCCAACAACCTCACTCGGGGCGTGTATTTCTCTAGATTCATCTTCAGGTGTCGATGTGTAAACGATAGAAAatcttttcatattatttttcctcAAAACGACTCTATGTATGGCAGATCTCAACCTCCCGTTGCTCCAAGCCTCCAATAAATCTCCAATGTTCACCACAAGAATACCGTCCTTTGATCTCATTTGTAGCCCCCTGATGTCGTTTGGGAACACTATCGTCACATAGCTGACGTCGGTGTGCTTCTTGAATACTTCAACTTCTTCATCGTCATTCATGCCAAGAGGAGTGTAGCCGTTTATTCTTAGGTTGCCATTACAGTTGCTGAACTCGGGATCATAGAATTTGTTTTCTATATTATCCCCCAAGATGTTTAGTAATAGCTTCAGTACTCTTTTCGATATTTCTGTCATTTTGCTTCCATATTCGTCTAGAAGATTGCTGCAAATAAACTCGAACATCCAAACACAAATTAATGTCTAAATAAAGAAGATAATGATAGAACAATcgtataaaataaaacccaTGGTTAAGAATTGCGCAGATTTTAATAGCGATAAAAGCAAACATTTTAAAGGAGATGACAACCCGACTTCAATAGCTTGGTGGCCAAATAGGGATTGAGTGAAACCCAGCGCAGCAAAAGAGGCTGGGAAGTTGGGTCCCGAAACCCTGAAGCTCTCAATGAAAGGCGACACCACAAATCTCGGGGTATATGAGGAAACTCCCATTGTCAATTTTTGCTTGGTCTCCTcgggagaagaaaaaagttcaTCAGCGCCAGAGATGAGTTTCTCGTAAAACTCCTTTGAAACGCCATGGTTTCTGATGAAAAAGAATCCCAATTCATTGCACGCTTTAAGTAGAGAAGATGCAGTCGATTCGGTCAAGCTTTGACATCCAAGGTCTATGACTGGAACTTCTTCTATCAACATATTCTGCAACATGAACAAACTCTACTGTTTTGGAACCGAACACCAATGTgttctttttccaattttgttGGGGCTGTTGTTCCTTAAATAATGTTCTTTTAATTGGTTGCATACTGTTATGTAGTAAAAATATTCTACTTTTTTATTCATACCTTAATTTGaatgtattaaaaattattaggaGTAGTCCCAAGTTAGGTGAGGATAAAACTTGAAATGTATTATatcccaaaataataataataataataataataataataataaataaataaataaataaatggaaaaaaataataattccaagtattaattaaaaaataagctaatgaataattcaaaattaatttccagCCATTAATGTAAGTTAATTAAATCTATGcaatatatgaaataatttataataattcattcaaattattattaaaatcaatcaattaaatttatttatttcttattaaatatttaataattcatttcaatattaaaataaatcaattaaaaaagaattgggtATCAATTAGTTAGTgcaaatttatttaacataaTTACCGATTAATTAGAATgtgaatttatttaaattaaatatgggATAAAATTGCACATCTAGTctctataattaataataaataaaactaattaataaaaaatattaattttatactgATACCATCCTAATTCAATTCTAGTTTATATTCGAGTACATCATAAGATAGTTATTTACGACCCAAATATcgataatttagtatttttaatgtttatttgttGTAGTCGAGTCGGAAGAGATAATCCAACGACATCATATTCCAACAAAATCCTTAATCGTGGCTCCAACTTTCTCGTAATTATTTTCCCTAAAATGCTTATATTGTTGGGTTGAAAACGAGCGGTAAAGTCTTGATTTCCCTTCTCCAACGACTTCACTAGGTGCATGTATTTCTCTAGATTCATCTTCAGGTGTCGATAAGAAAGCGATAGAGAATCTTTTCGtaatatttttccttaaaaCAACTCTATGTATGGCAGATCTCAGCTTCCCGTTGCTCCAAGCCTCCATATAATCTCCAATGTTTACTACAAGAATATCGTCCTCGCTCGACCTTACGGTGATCCAGTCGCCTCCTTTTGATCTCATTTGTAGCCCCCTCATGTCATTTTGGAACACTATCGTCACGTAGCTGAGGTCGGTGTGCT is part of the Cucurbita pepo subsp. pepo cultivar mu-cu-16 chromosome LG12, ASM280686v2, whole genome shotgun sequence genome and harbors:
- the LOC111807552 gene encoding gibberellin 20-oxidase-like protein, with the protein product MSIVEVPVIDISCQSLTESAASSLLRACNEFGFFFIRNHGLLKEFYQKLISGADQLFSSPEETKQKLTMGVSSYTPRFEVSPFFESFKVSGPNFSASAAVQGFTQSLFGHQATEFSNLLDEYGSKMKEVSKRVVKLLLNILGDNIENKFYDSEFSNGFTPRDMNEEEEEEVFKQHTDLSYVTIVFQNDIRGLHMRLKGGDWMDVRPSEDDNLVMNIGDFMEAWSNGRLRSAVHRVVLRKNNMKRFSMAFFLTPEDNDKEIYAPSEVEVVGKGKSRLYRPFSPQQYRLFKEQNYEKGKYLIKDIIGT
- the LOC111807459 gene encoding gibberellin 20-oxidase-like protein — encoded protein: MSIEEIPVIDISSQSLTEATASSLFKACTEWGFFFIKNHDISKEFYQKLISGIDLFFSSPEETKQKLKHEIPSYTPRFVMSPLFESFRVSGPNFSASAAAQGFTQFQFGHQATEFSNLLDEYGSKMTEISKRVLKLLLSILGDNIENKFYDPEFSNCNGYLRINGYTPPDMNDDEEVELLEKHTDVSYVTIVFPNDIRGLQMRSKGGDWIDVRPSEDDVLLVNIGDYMEAWSNGRLRSAVHRVVLRKNNMKRFSIVFTSTPDESREIYAPSEVVGEGKSRLYRSFFTQQYKHFRENSYEKIGASIKDFVGI
- the LOC111807554 gene encoding gibberellin 20-oxidase-like protein codes for the protein MLQNMLIEEVPVIDLGCQSLTESTASSLLKACNELGFFFIRNHGVSKEFYEKLISGADELFSSPEETKQKLTMGVSSYTPRFVVSPFIESFRVSGPNFPASFAALGFTQSLFGHQAIEVGNLLDEYGSKMTEISKRVLKLLLNILGDNIENKFYDPEFSNCNGNLRINGYTPLGMNDDEEVEVFKKHTDVSYVTIVFPNDIRGLQMRSKDGILVVNIGDLLEAWSNGRLRSAIHRVVLRKNNMKRFSIVYTSTPEDESREIHAPSEVVGEGKSRLYRPFSTQQYKHFRENNY